Below is a window of Thermoplasmata archaeon DNA.
AATCGGATTCATCCTCCTGCCGTACCTGCACCCGGAACAGGTGGTCGAGCGGGTCCGGGAGCTGGGGAGCGAGGTAACTCGAGAGGACGCGTACACAATCGCGCGGGAGCTCTGGAAGGAATGGATCCACACGCGCGCCGACGAACTTCGGGACGCGGACCTCCGGATCCTGTTCGGCCATTTCGAATTCCAAGGCGTGCGATTCGCGAGCACGACCTCGCCGGAAGTCGTCCCGAACGACTTCACCTTCACGCCCGACATGATCCCCGATGCCGTCGACCTCGTCGCGTTCGGCCACATCCACATGCACCAGGTCGTCGGCCGCACAATCGTGTACGCGGGCGCACCGGAGCGAATCGACTGGGGGGAGCGGCTCGATCCGAAAGGCTTCCTCGCGATCCGGCCGGATGGCGACTGGTCGTTCGTCGAGCTCCCGGCGCGGCCGATGGACAAGGTCGAGGTCGTGGTCCGCATGGGGGACGACGTGACGAAGACGGTCCTCGACGCGGTCCCGCCGGAGACCGCCGGCCATCTCGTGCGGATCGAGATCACGATTCCGGACGAATTGCGGAGCCGCCTCGATGAGAAGCGCCTCGCGGACCGACTGCGCGACGCGTTCCACTTCGAGGTCAAGTTCCTTTCGTCGAGCCGGCCGCGGACCTCGACGGACGAGTTCACCTTGGATCCGGGCCGGCTCCTCGCCGAGTACGTCGACAAGGTGCTCGCCGACCACCCAAAGCGCGAGGCGATCAAGGTGGAGGCGCAGCGCATCCTGAAGGAGGCCCTCGCATGAGGGACGACGACGCGGTCGAGGCCGCCGCGGTCCCGAGCCTCGAGCCTTCGACCTCCGGCGAGGGCTTCGTCCTCGAGGAGATCGAGATGCGCGGGTTCATGCGGTACCTCGAGAAGACGGACCCGCCGCTGCGGTTCCCGGAG
It encodes the following:
- a CDS encoding metallophosphoesterase, which codes for MHEIVCVGDVHEGLNFDFRIDPETGISERALDLHGNFAKAARWAIDHKAALFCVLGDLFDRTHVAPVFREMVRRDVIEPLGAAGIEVWLLAGNHDQPRRNARATSLDDFRGYTHVRVFREPKAEVRTIDGRKIGFILLPYLHPEQVVERVRELGSEVTREDAYTIARELWKEWIHTRADELRDADLRILFGHFEFQGVRFASTTSPEVVPNDFTFTPDMIPDAVDLVAFGHIHMHQVVGRTIVYAGAPERIDWGERLDPKGFLAIRPDGDWSFVELPARPMDKVEVVVRMGDDVTKTVLDAVPPETAGHLVRIEITIPDELRSRLDEKRLADRLRDAFHFEVKFLSSSRPRTSTDEFTLDPGRLLAEYVDKVLADHPKREAIKVEAQRILKEALA